In a genomic window of Corvus hawaiiensis isolate bCorHaw1 chromosome Z, bCorHaw1.pri.cur, whole genome shotgun sequence:
- the LOC125320080 gene encoding interferon-like, translating into MAAPNAPQPRLPHAAPALLLLLTALATTLACQQLWTHDDTFPGDALRLLQDVAPSYAQPCHLQEPPFFPDTLLHSNLRPHQAAATALRILQHLFHTLGTNSTRQHWHSQARNDLLNKLQHHIHQLEQCLPDNATLFKGPRNPLLTINKYFRDIHLFLHAHNHSACAWDHVRLEARTSLQHLHNLTRTMRR; encoded by the coding sequence ATGGCTGCGCCCAACGCCCCACAGCCACGCCTGCCGCACGCCGCCCCggcactcctgctcctcctcacgGCTCTCGCCACCACCCTCGCCTGCCAACAGCTCTGGACACACGACGACACCTTCCCCGGCGACGCACTCCGCCTCCTCCAGGACGTGGCTCCCAGCTAcgcacagccctgccacctcCAAGAGCCGCCCTTCTTCCCCGACACCCTGCTCCACAGCAACCTCCGCCCGCACCaagccgccgccaccgccctaCGCATCCTCCAGCACCTCTTCCACACCCTCGGCACCAACAGCACccgccagcactggcacagccaggctcgCAACGACCTCCTCAACAAACTCCAGCACCACATCCACCAACTCGAGCAATGCCTCCCTGACAACGCCACGCTCTTCAAAGGACCACGCAACCCGCTGCTCACCATCAACAAGTACTTCAGGGacatccacctcttcctccacGCCCACAACCACAGCGCCTGCGCCTGGGACCACGTCCGCCTCGAAGCTCGCACCTCTTTACAGCACCTCCACAACCTCACCCGCACCATGCGCCGCTAG
- the LOC125320088 gene encoding interferon-like — protein sequence MAAPNAPQPRLPHAAPALLLLLTALATTLACQQLWTHDDTFPGDALRLLQDVAPSYAQPCHLQEPPFFPDTLLHSNLRPHQAAATALRILQHLFRTLGTNSTRQHWHSQARNDLLNKLQHHIHQLEQCLPDNATLFKGPRNPLLTINKYFRDIHLFLHAHNHSACAWDHVRLEARTSLQHLHNLTRTMRR from the coding sequence ATGGCTGCGCCCAACGCCCCACAGCCACGCCTGCCGCACGCCGCCCCggcactcctgctcctcctcacgGCTCTCGCCACCACCCTCGCCTGCCAACAGCTCTGGACACACGACGACACCTTCCCCGGCGACGCACTCCGCCTCCTCCAGGACGTGGCTCCCAGCTAcgcacagccctgccacctcCAAGAGCCGCCCTTCTTCCCCGACACCCTGCTCCACAGCAACCTCCGCCCGCACCaagccgccgccaccgccctaCGCATCCTCCAGCACCTCTTCCGCACCCTCGGCACCAACAGCACccgccagcactggcacagccaggctcgCAACGACCTCCTCAACAAACTCCAGCACCACATCCACCAACTCGAGCAATGCCTCCCTGACAACGCCACGCTCTTCAAAGGACCACGCAACCCGCTGCTCACCATCAACAAGTACTTCAGGGacatccacctcttcctccacGCCCACAACCACAGCGCCTGCGCCTGGGACCACGTCCGCCTCGAAGCTCGCACCTCTTTACAGCACCTCCACAACCTCACCCGCACCATGCGCCGCTAG